The following coding sequences are from one Novosphingobium sp. Gsoil 351 window:
- a CDS encoding peptidyl-prolyl cis-trans isomerase, translated as MNPGSRGARLLREPLVHFAVLGALIFVLFGDATSAGERRIVIDAARVERIAGQFTQNFRRAPSPSELDALIRDDVKEEVYYREALRLGLDRDDEVVRRRMRVKMEASADTAEDISAPDDATLQRWLDTHSDRFAGESTYSFDQRYLGPAPLRASAGLELLRAGQDYPGAPIPLPARFENTGAGQTAALFGDAFPTALDRLPLNVWSGPVASGLGQHLVRLRRREPAAPPRLAAIRQRVENDWRAAMVRERSERAYRTLLDRYAVVVEKPQ; from the coding sequence ATGAACCCAGGGTCGCGCGGCGCCCGCCTGCTGCGCGAGCCCCTGGTCCATTTCGCCGTCCTGGGGGCCTTGATCTTCGTGCTGTTTGGCGACGCGACCAGCGCCGGGGAGCGGCGGATCGTGATCGACGCGGCGCGAGTCGAGCGGATCGCCGGGCAATTCACCCAGAACTTCCGCCGCGCGCCCAGCCCAAGCGAACTCGACGCGCTGATCCGCGACGACGTGAAGGAGGAGGTTTACTACCGCGAGGCGCTGCGCCTCGGCCTTGACCGCGACGACGAGGTCGTGCGGCGGCGGATGCGGGTCAAGATGGAGGCGTCGGCCGATACCGCCGAGGATATCTCCGCGCCCGACGACGCCACGCTGCAACGCTGGCTCGACACCCATTCAGACAGGTTCGCGGGTGAAAGCACTTATAGCTTCGACCAGCGCTATCTTGGTCCCGCCCCGCTCCGCGCGTCCGCAGGCCTGGAGCTGCTGCGCGCCGGGCAGGACTATCCAGGCGCGCCCATCCCCCTTCCCGCGCGCTTCGAAAACACCGGCGCGGGCCAAACGGCCGCCCTGTTTGGCGACGCCTTCCCCACTGCGCTCGACCGCCTGCCCCTAAATGTGTGGAGCGGCCCGGTGGCATCGGGTCTCGGTCAGCATTTGGTCCGCCTGCGCCGCCGAGAGCCCGCCGCCCCGCCCCGCCTCGCAGCGATCCGCCAGCGGGTCGAGAACGATTGGCGCGCTGCCATGGTGCGCGAGCGTAGCGAACGTGCCTATCGCACGCTGCTGGATCGCTACGCCGTGGTGGTCGAGAAGCCGCAATGA